A single window of Larimichthys crocea isolate SSNF chromosome XII, L_crocea_2.0, whole genome shotgun sequence DNA harbors:
- the nr2f6a gene encoding nuclear receptor subfamily 2 group F member 6a isoform X1 — MAMVSGGWGDPNGGTNGLGDKSYLRGEEEDGSPQAGGSDMEAGDDDKACVVDCVVCGDKSSGKHYGVFTCEGCKSFFKRSVRRNLSYTCRSNRECQIDQHHRNQCQYCRLKKCFRVGMRKEAVQRGRIPPQPSLSPSITPIGGASGLGGEFYNNNNNGGSGGGQPVSELISQLLRAEPYPSSRYGHQYNQQAGPDNAMGIDNICELAARLLFSTVEWARNIPYFPELPVSDQVALLRLSWSELFILNAAQSALPLHMAPLLAAAGFHSSPMSAERVVSFMDQVRVFQDQVDKLTRLQVDSAEYSCLKAIALFSPDACGLTDPVHVESLQEKAQVALTEYERMQYPSQPQRFGRLLLRLPALRAVPASLISQLFFMRLVGKTPIETLIRDMQLSGSSISWPYVPGQ; from the exons ATGGCCATGGTGAGTGGGGGCTGGGGAGATCCCAACGGGGGCACCAACGGGCTAGGGGACAAGAGCTACCtgaggggggaggaagaggacggCTCACCACAGGCGGGGGGCAGCGACATGGAGGCCGGAGACGACGACAAGGCCTGCGTGGTGGACTGCGTGGTGTGCGGGGACAAGTCCAGCGGGAAACACTACGGCGTGTTCACCTGCGAGGGCTGCAAGAGCTTCTTCAAGAGGAGCGTCAGACGCAACCTCAGCTACACATGCAG GTCAAACAGAGAGTGTCAGATTGACCAGCACCACAGGAACCAGTGCCAGTACTGTCGACTGAAGAAGTGCTTCCGTGTTGGCATGCGTAAAGAAG CAGTTCAACGCGGTCGCATCCCACCTCAACCGAGCCTCAGCCCCTCCATCACGCCCATAGGGGGCGCCAGTGGCCTTGGTGGCGAGTtctataacaacaacaacaatggaggAAGTGGTGGAGGTCAGCCGGTGTCAGAGCTCATTTCCCAGCTTCTGCGAGCTGAACCATACCCCAGCAGTCGTTATGGACACCAGTACAACCAACAGGCCGGTCCAGATAACGCCATGGGGATCGATAACATCTGTGAACTGGCTGCCAGGCTACTGTTCAGCACCGTGGAGTGGGCCAGAAACATCCCTTATTTCCCTGAACTGCCTGTGTCAGACCAG GTGGCCCTGCTGAGGCTGAGCTGGAGCGAGCTGTTCATCCTCAACGCGGCCCAGTCGGCTCTGCCGCTCCACATGGCGCCCTTGTTGGCCGCTGCCGGCTTCCACTCCTCGCCCATGTCTGCGGAGCGCGTGGTGTCCTTCATGGACCAGGTGAGGGTGTTCCAGGATCAGGTGGACAAGCTGACCAGGCTGCAGGTGGACTCTGCAGAGTACAGCTGTCTGAAGGCCATCGCACTGTTCTCACCAG ATGCCTGTGGTCTAACAGACCCAGTCCATGTGGAGTCTCTGCAGGAGAAAGCTCAGGTGGCTCTGACAGAGTACGAGAGGATGCAGTACCCGAGTCAGCCCCAGCGCTTCGGACGCCTGCTCCTGCGCCTCCCCGCCCTGCGCGCAGTTCCCGCCAGCCTCATCTCGCAGCTCTTTTTTATGCGCCTGGTAGGAAAGACACCCATCGAGACACTGATCCGTGACATGCAGCTCTCCGGAAGCTCAATCAGCTGGCCGTATGTCCCAGGACAGTAG
- the nr2f6a gene encoding nuclear receptor subfamily 2 group F member 6a isoform X2, protein MAMVSGGWGDPNGGTNGLGDKSYLRGEEEDGSPQAGGSDMEAGDDDKACVVDCVVCGDKSSGKHYGVFTCEGCKSFFKRSVRRNLSYTCRSNRECQIDQHHRNQCQYCRLKKCFRVGMRKEVQRGRIPPQPSLSPSITPIGGASGLGGEFYNNNNNGGSGGGQPVSELISQLLRAEPYPSSRYGHQYNQQAGPDNAMGIDNICELAARLLFSTVEWARNIPYFPELPVSDQVALLRLSWSELFILNAAQSALPLHMAPLLAAAGFHSSPMSAERVVSFMDQVRVFQDQVDKLTRLQVDSAEYSCLKAIALFSPDACGLTDPVHVESLQEKAQVALTEYERMQYPSQPQRFGRLLLRLPALRAVPASLISQLFFMRLVGKTPIETLIRDMQLSGSSISWPYVPGQ, encoded by the exons ATGGCCATGGTGAGTGGGGGCTGGGGAGATCCCAACGGGGGCACCAACGGGCTAGGGGACAAGAGCTACCtgaggggggaggaagaggacggCTCACCACAGGCGGGGGGCAGCGACATGGAGGCCGGAGACGACGACAAGGCCTGCGTGGTGGACTGCGTGGTGTGCGGGGACAAGTCCAGCGGGAAACACTACGGCGTGTTCACCTGCGAGGGCTGCAAGAGCTTCTTCAAGAGGAGCGTCAGACGCAACCTCAGCTACACATGCAG GTCAAACAGAGAGTGTCAGATTGACCAGCACCACAGGAACCAGTGCCAGTACTGTCGACTGAAGAAGTGCTTCCGTGTTGGCATGCGTAAAGAAG TTCAACGCGGTCGCATCCCACCTCAACCGAGCCTCAGCCCCTCCATCACGCCCATAGGGGGCGCCAGTGGCCTTGGTGGCGAGTtctataacaacaacaacaatggaggAAGTGGTGGAGGTCAGCCGGTGTCAGAGCTCATTTCCCAGCTTCTGCGAGCTGAACCATACCCCAGCAGTCGTTATGGACACCAGTACAACCAACAGGCCGGTCCAGATAACGCCATGGGGATCGATAACATCTGTGAACTGGCTGCCAGGCTACTGTTCAGCACCGTGGAGTGGGCCAGAAACATCCCTTATTTCCCTGAACTGCCTGTGTCAGACCAG GTGGCCCTGCTGAGGCTGAGCTGGAGCGAGCTGTTCATCCTCAACGCGGCCCAGTCGGCTCTGCCGCTCCACATGGCGCCCTTGTTGGCCGCTGCCGGCTTCCACTCCTCGCCCATGTCTGCGGAGCGCGTGGTGTCCTTCATGGACCAGGTGAGGGTGTTCCAGGATCAGGTGGACAAGCTGACCAGGCTGCAGGTGGACTCTGCAGAGTACAGCTGTCTGAAGGCCATCGCACTGTTCTCACCAG ATGCCTGTGGTCTAACAGACCCAGTCCATGTGGAGTCTCTGCAGGAGAAAGCTCAGGTGGCTCTGACAGAGTACGAGAGGATGCAGTACCCGAGTCAGCCCCAGCGCTTCGGACGCCTGCTCCTGCGCCTCCCCGCCCTGCGCGCAGTTCCCGCCAGCCTCATCTCGCAGCTCTTTTTTATGCGCCTGGTAGGAAAGACACCCATCGAGACACTGATCCGTGACATGCAGCTCTCCGGAAGCTCAATCAGCTGGCCGTATGTCCCAGGACAGTAG